CCAGCTTGCCCGAAGCGTCGACCCCGATCTCCTTCAGGGCAGCTTCGACCAGATCCAGCCCGCCGCCACCGCCGAAGCCCGAGGCGGAGATGTTCTGGCGCTCGTACTGGAGCAGGCGCTTGGCGATGTCCCAACCGCCGTTGACCTTGCCGACCAGCTGTTCCTTGGGGACCTTCACGTTGTCGAAGAAGGTCTCGCAGAACGGCGAGGAGCCGCTGATCAGCTTGATCGGCCGCGCCTCGACACCGGGCGAGCTCATGTCGAACAGCACGAACGAGATGCCCTCGTGCTTCTTGGTGGTGTCGGTGCGCACCAGGCAGAAGATCCAGTCGGCCTGGTCGGCATAACTGGTCCACACCTTCTGGCCGTTGATCAGCCAGTGGTCGCCCTTGTCCTCGCACTTGGTCTGCAAGCTGGCGAGGTCGGAACCGGCGCCGGGCTCGCTATAGCCCTGGCACCAGCGAGTCTCGCCGCGCACGATCTCCGGCAGGAAGCGCTGCTTCTGCTCCTCGGTGGCGTATTCCAGCAGCACCGGACCCAGCATCCAGATCCCGAAGCTCATCAGGGCGGGGCGGGCCTTGAGGCGGCGCAGTTCCTGTTCCAGCACCTTGTTCTCGGCCTTGGACAGGCCGCCGCCGCCGTACGCCTTGGGCCACATCGGCGCGGTCCAGCCACGCTCGGCCATCCGGTCCAGCCACAGCTTGGCGTCGGGGTTCTTCCAGACGAACTTTTTACCGCCCCAGGGTGCGTCGTCCTCGGTCATGGGCGCGTTCAGGGACGAAGGATAGTTGGCCTCGAGCCAGGCCCGCGTCTCGGCCCGGAAGGTCTCCAGATCGCCGCCGCCGAAATCCGCCATAGCCGTTCTCCCTCGTCTCGTCTCTTTCGCGGCGCCGTCGTTCTCAGGGCTTTTCCGCGTCGTCGGCCGGCAGACTACGCCATGAGACGACGGGGGCAAGCTGATTCAAACGGATGTTCGTCACGCGACGGGCGCCCGCTGCGGACGAGCCGCGCTATAGAGGATGTCGATGACGTGTCCCGCCGGGATTCGCCGATCAGGGGTCTAGATGTCCGCGCCGCAACTGAGGCCTGCCTTCCTCGCCGTCGCGCCGACGCTGTCGGCCATCCTGGCGGCCGCCGCCGGGATCCTGCTGCTGGCCTCGGGCGCGACGCCGTCCGAGCCGACCCGCTTCGCGATCTGGGTGGCCGTGGCCCCCGGACCGCTGATCGAGGTCAGCCACTTCGTCTCGTCGATCATCGGCCTGATCCTGGTCCTGCTGGCCTTCGGCCTGCGCTCGCGTCTGGACGCGGCGTGGTGGGCGGCGCTGTTCGCCCTGGCCGGCGGCGCGGTCCTGGCTCTGTTCAAGGGTCTGAATTGGGAAGAGACGGTGATCCTGACCGGCATCATGCTGGCCATGCTGCCGTTCCACGAGGCCTTCCCGCGCAAGGCCGCCCTGTCGCGGATGGAGATCACGCCCGGCTGGCTGCTGTCGGCCGCCGCCGCCCTGGTCGGGGTGGCCCTGTGCGGTTGGTGGACCTTCGCCCACACCGAATATGCCGACCAGTCGGTGATGAAGACGATCGGCGACCGGGAAGTGGCCCGCGCCATCCGTTCGTCGGCCGCCGCCGCCATCGTGCTGATGGCCATCGGCGTCTGGCGGCTGATCGCGACGCCGGCCACGCCGCCGGTCGTCGACGACACGGATCCGGAATTCGACCGCGTTCGCGCCATCCTGGCCAAGGCCGAGAACGCCGAGCCGCCGTCGAACCTGGCCCTGCTGGGCGACAAGCGCTTCCTGTTCTCGGCCTCGGGCGAGAGCTTCCTGATGTTCGGCGTGCGCGGCCGCTCGTGGATCGCCATGGGACCGCCGGTCGGGCGCGACGACGAGCGCATGGAGCTGTTCTGGCGGTTCCGCGAACTGGCCGACGCCCACGCCGCCCGCGCCGGCTTTTATGCCTTGGGTCCGGCCGATCTTCCCGACAGCGTCGACCTGGGCCTGGCCATCCAGAAAACCGGCGAGAGCGCGGCCGTGCCGCTTGAGGCCTTCTCGCTGTCCGGACGTCGCCGCGAGGTCCTGCGCCGCAACTGGCGTAAGGCCGGGGAGGGCGGGGCGGCCTTCGAGGTCATTCCCGCCGACCAGGTCCACACGGTGATGGACGACCTGAAGCGGATCTCCGACGCCTGGCTGGCCCACCACGCCGGCGGCGAGAAGGGCTTCTCGATGGGCGGCTTCGAGGAGCGCTACGTCGCCGAGTTCCCGATCGCCCTGGTGCGGGTCGAGGACCAGATCGTCGCCTTCGCCACCCTATGGACCACGGCGGGCAAGGTCTCGTTCTCGATGGACCTGATGCGCTATTCGGACGACGCGCCCAAGAACGTGATGGACTACCTGTTCGTCGAGCTGCTGGGCTGGGGCAAGGAACAGGGCTACCAGGCGTTCGAGTTTGGCGTCGCGCCGCTGGCCGGCCTGGAGGATCGCCCCCTGGCTCCGATCATGTCGCGGGTGGGGCGTCTGCTCTACGAGCGCGGCGAGGAGATCTACAATTTCCAGGGCGTGCGTCGGTACAAGGACAAGTACGACCCGGTCTGGCAGCCGCGCTACATTGCCGCGCCTCACAAATGGGCCATACCCTTTTTGCTTGCGGACATCGGTCTGCTCTCGTCTGGCGGCGTCTCCGGTCTGACCAAAAGGCCGCGACCTAGTAGCGCGGGTCGCCCGTCTTCATCCCCAGCAGATTGAGGATATGGGCCGCCATCAGCAGGGTCACGACGGCGCCGGCCACCATCAGCGGGCGCCACGGCACCATGCGCGGACCCTTTAAAACATTAAGGGGCTGAGCCCCGCGCCATCCGCAGAAGACGGCGAACAGCAGGGCGGCGACAGCGATGGCGGCGGTCGTGAGAAGATCCATTCGCCTCTCATGGCCTGCGACAATCGGCCATGTAAATGGTTAACGCGCGTTAACCACAAGGAGCCGAATCTTAGGTATACACGTTAGGAAGGTGCGCCTGTTAACCGTCCACAGCTAAGATTGACCGACGCTATATGTAGCGGTTTTGGTCGCGTTTACACGCTAGGAATCGGTGTCTAGCGTTGGTTCCCAGGTGCATAGGGAACGATTCGGATGACGGCCGCAGCGCCATGGAGCGTAAAGGGGATCGACCCCAAGGCACGAGAGGTCGCTAAGGACCTCGCGCGTCGCTCCGGCATGACGCTCGGCGAGTGGCTGAACCGCATGATCATCGAGGGCGAGGGCTTCGACGCCTCGGCCCTCGAAGCTTTCGGCGAACCCAGCCGTCCGTCGCTGGCCGTCGACAACGCCCGCACCAATCCTTCTTATTATGAGACCACCCGGGGCGGCGCGCCGTCGCGTATCGAAGCCCGTGAGCATCCCGCCGACGAGGTCGGCCGCGTGGCCGTCGCCCTGGACCGGCTGACCGACCGCATCGAGGCGGCCGAGAAGCGTTCGGCCCAGGCCATCTCGGGTATCGACGAGTCCGTGCGCGGCGCGCTCCAGCGCCTGGTCGCCGCCGAGCGTGAGCAGGTCGCCGTGGCCGCTCGCTTCGAAGGCGTGGCGGACGAGATCAAGACCGACCAGACCCGCGCCGCCGAACGGCTGCGCCGCATCGAGGCCGAAGCCGCCGGTCCGCGCTCGGCTGAAGCCCTGCGCGCCCTGGAAGGCGCGCTCGGCAAGGTCGCCGGTCACCTCTACGAAGGCGAGGCCCGCACCCGCGAGACCATCGCTCACCTGGAAAACCGCCTGGACAACCAGGCTGGCGTCGGTGCTGGCGATCCGTCGGCTCTGGTCGAAGAAGTCGTGGCCCGCCTGGGTCAGCGCCTGGAAGCCGCCGAAGCCCGCACCGCCGAAGCCCTGCAAGCCCTGAACACCTCGTTCAGCGCCCTGGACGGTCGCCTGAACGCGGTCGAGAGCAGCAATCCCGGCGAAGGCGTTCAGAAGCGCCTGGACGACCTGACCGGCAGCCTGACCCAACGCATGGAAGCCGCGCGCATGGAGATGGCCGCCAAGCTGCGCGAAAGCGCCGACGGCCGCTTCGACCGCATGGAACGCAAGCTGGGCGAAATGACCGCCCACGTGCAGGCCGCCGAGCAGCGCTCGGCCCAGGCCATCGAGCGCATGGGCCGCGAGGTCGTCGGCATGGCCGACGCCCTGAATCGTCGCGTCCAGACCTCGGAAGCCCGCAACACCGCCGCCATCGAGCAGGTCGCCGCCAGCATCGACCAGAAGCTGAACCGCGCCGACAGCGTCCAGGCCCAGGCTCTTGAGAAGCTGGGCGCCGAGATCGCCCGGATCACCGAGAAGCTGGCCGAGCGGATCGGCAACGCCGAGCGCCGCAACGCCCTGGCCATCGACGACGTCGGCGATCAGGTCACCCGCGTCACCGACCGCCTGAACCAGCGCCACGAGCGCACGTCGCAGGAACTGGTCGACCGCATCCGCCAGAGCGAGGAGCGCACCGCGCGCCTGCTGGAGGAAGCCCGCGAGAAGATCGACACCAAGCTGGGCGAGGCCCAGAAGCGCCTGGCCGAGCAGGCCGCCGCGGCCGCCCCGGCCCCCGCGCGTCCCGCCCCGTCGCCGTTCGACGACGGTGAGCGCTATTCGTTCGGCGGCGAAGCCGTTCCCGAGGATGTCTTCCACCAGGCGGCCGCCTTCGCGCCGGCCCCGACGTCCACGCCCGCTCGCACCGCCGCCCCTGCGGTCTTCGAGGCCCCGGTGTTCGAAGCGCCGGCCTTCCCGGCCAGCGAGCCGCCCGCCGTGGAGTTCGGCGAAGAAGACTTCGAGGCCGCCGACGGCTTCACCTCGGCGCTGGAGCCGGAAACGGCGTTCGAGCCGACCGCCGAAGAGTACGACAGCGACTTCTCGGCCCCCGAATTCGCCACCACTGAGTTCGCCGCTCCGGAAGAGCCGGTCGCGACCGGACGTCCGCTGTCGACGCGCGAAGTGATCGAGCAAGCCCGGGCCGCCGCGCGTCAGGCCGCCATGGCCGGCGACGCCAAGGGCAAGGACAAGCCGAAGGCCGCCAAGAAGGCCGGAACCTCGCTGTTCGCCGGTTTCGGCGCCAAGGGCTCGGAAAAGAAAGCCAAGAAGGGCGGCATGAAGACCGCTCTGATGGTCTCGGCCACCGCCGCCTGCCTGGGCGTCGGCTCGGCCGGCGTGATCATGAGCATGGCCCAGGGCACGGGTCCCGTGCCGGAGCGCGTGGCCCAGGGCACGACCAACAAGGCGACCGGCGAGATCCGCGCCGCCGAGACTGACACCAGCCCGGCCGGCGCCCGCGCCGCCGTGGCCCTGACCTCGCAGGTCCCTGTCGAGGCGAGCTCGACCGAGACCTCGCCCGCCGCCATCGCGCCGCCCGGCGAAAACGCCCAGGCCCTCTACGAGGACGGCGTGCGTCGCATCGAGGCCAAGGACCGCACGGGTCTGGAGAGCCTTCGCAAGGCCGCCAATCTCGGCCTGCCGCGCGCCCAGTTCTACCTGGCCAAGATGTACGAGGTCGGTGAGGGCGGTGTGAAGAAGGACATGGCCGAGGCCCGCCGCTGGACCGAGCGCGCCGCCACGGCCGGCGAGCCGCGCGCCATGCACAACCTGGCCCTCTACTACTACAAGGGCGACGGCGGCGAACGGAACTCGACCAAGGCCGCCAGCTGGTTCCGCAAGGCCTCGGACCTGGGCCTGGTCGACAGCCAGTTCAACCTGGCCCAGCTCTATGAAGGCGGGTGGGGCGTCAGCCAGAACCCGACCGAGGCTTACAAGTGGTACCTGATCGCGGCGCGGTCGGGCGACAACGCCTCGCGCGCCCGGGCCATGGCCCTGCGCGCCCAACTGACCGCCGAAGGCCAGCGGATCGCCGAGCGTTCGGCCAGCGCCTTCCGCTCGCAAGCCGCCGCGCCGGTTCAAGCCGTCGCCTCGGCCGCCGCGCCCAGCGCCGGCCTGGCCACTGCCCAACGCGCCCTGTCCAAGCTGGGCTACTACCAGGGGCCCCAGGACGGCGTGACCTCGCCGGCCCTGCAGATGGCCATCGCCGCCTATCAGCGCGACCAGAACCTGCAGACCTCGGGCGCCCTGGACGGCGAGACCCTGAGTCGCCTGTCGACCTGGGCCCGCTGAGCCAGAACGACCCCTCCAGCCTCTAAAGCCAAGCTTTCAAAGCCTTTTTGGACGAGCATCGTGAGGTGTTCGTCCAAAAGCTGCATCCTGTGGCCAAATATCGTCCGTGGACCTATGGGCAGACCTCGGTAATAGTCGGTCCCTTCCGGGGGGAAGGGCGCGCGTCGGAGCGAGCGCCCGAAGGAGTAGACATGGCGTTCGAAGCAGCAGCGGCCGATCACACGCAAGACCGCGTGCCGGTGCCCCCGGCGGTTTGGGTTTGCGGCCTGGCCACGTTGCTGCCGTTTGTCATCTGTTCGGCGCTGTTCTGCTATGGCCCGATCGACATGCGTCAAGTGTCGCTGATCAGCCTGCTGGCCTATTCCAGCGCCATGATGTCCTACCTGGGCGGCGTGCGTTGCGGCCTGGAGATCGAGCGGGCCAGCCCGCGCTGGATCACCCTGGGTCTTTCGTTGCTGTTTCCGCTGGCCGGCTTTGGCCTGCTGCTGGGCGGCCTGAAGTTCGAACCGGCCTGGCAGCTGTCGGGCTTCCTGTTGGTCTTTATCCTGCAATGGCTTTGGGACGTGACCAACCATGACGGCCCGGCCTGGCGTCCGCGCTTGCGCACCCTGCTGACCTCCGGCGCGGCCATCTCACTGGCCTTCGCGCTGGAACAGGCGCTGCACCTCTAGAATTCAGCGCGGCTACTGGCTCGTGGCTACGGTCTGCGTCGCCGTAGGATTCACGGCCACGACCGTACCGGCATCGGCGGCCGGCGCGTCGATCGAGACCACGGCGGCGGCCTTCGGCGCATTGATGAACGGCGTTTCCTCGTTGAGCGGATCGGATACGCAGGTGGCGGCGACCTGCTTGCTCAGCTCTTCTTCCTTGCTGTTCTGTCGCATGCCCAGGGCGGCCGAGGCCACGGTGCCGGCGAATGGCACGACGGCGTTGCCGCCCATGCCGACCGCCTTCTTGAGCAGCCCAGGCTCTTCGTAATCGATCGCCTTGGCGCGGATCGCCTTGCAGGCTTCGGTGTCGTATTTCGGGTCCTTGGCGTCGAGTTTGGCCACGGTCTTGACCGGGGCTTCGCCGGCCGCGGCGATCATCGGCGTCACCGACAAGGCCAGAACAGCGCCGATCAGGATCGGTCGCATGACGGTTCTCCTTCCAACGTCCCGGGATCAAAACGCCCGGACGCGAAGGGTGATCCTTCAGTCTGGGCGCAGCGATTTCCAGCCGACAGCGTGAACCCGCCGAGGGCCCAGGGCGGCGGCCAATGGCGGGCCGCCGAACAGCGGGGCGAAAGCCTGGTCCAGGATGTTGAGCCCACCGGTGAAGGCCCCGAAGGCCGGCAGCACCAGGCGACTGCCGTCGGTCACGAAACAGCGCCGGCGGGTGGTGGCCCGGCCGCTGGTCACCTTGGCGGCCGGATGCAGGTGGCCGGCCACCTCGCCGGGCTGAGCGCCGGGCAGGGGCTCGTGGCGGAAGGTCAGGCCGGCGATCGCCGCCTCGTCGACCACGTCGCCGGGCAGGGCGCGAGGGCCGTCGGCGTCGTGGTTGCCCACCGCCCAGACCAGTTGCCGGCCCAAGGCCAAGGCGGCGATGCGGGCGCGATCCTCGGCCGGCAGTCGGTCTTCACCCGCGCCGTCGTGAAAGCTGTCGCCCAGGAAGACCAAGGTCGCGGGCGACAGGGCCGCCAGTTCACGCTCCAGCCGGTCCAGGGTCTCGCGGGTGTCGTAGGGCGGCAGCATCTGGCCGAAGCGCGCGGCGTAGCTGCTGCCCTTCTCGAAGTGCAGGTCGGCCACGACCATCGTGCGCTCGGCCTCCAGCCAAAGGGCGCCGGAGTGGCGCAGCACGGCGCGCGTGCCCGCCACCTCGATCCGCAGGCCGCCGCAATCGTTGAGTTGGAACGCCAGACTGGTCACGTCGTGGATACTCTCACTAAGTTTATCGCTCCGCGATCAGGCACTAAGCCATCGCTTCCGCGATCAGGTCTTCCTCGGCATCGGCCAGGATCATTTCGCCGGCCGCGTCGCCCGGCGCGCGCTCGCGGCCGATCTCCAGCATGATCGGCACGGCGATCGGCGACACGCGGTCCAGCGCCGCATGACGGATGCGGCCCTGGATCCGCGTCAGCAGATCGCCCAGCCGCGCCACGTCCAGAGAACCGGTCGCCGCGTCGGCTCGGGCGCAGCGCAGCAGCAGGTGATCGGGCTGGTGACGGCGCAGCACGTCGTAGATCAAGTCGGTCGAGAAGGTCACCTGGCGGCCGGACTTCTCCTGGCCCGGATGGCGGCGCTCGATCAGGCCCGAGATCAGGGCGCAGGCCTTGAAGGCGCGCTTCATCAGGAAGCTCTCGTCCAGCCACGCTTCCAGGTCGTCGCCCAGCATGTCCTGTGCGAACAGTTCGTCGAGGTCGAGCCCGTCCATAGGCTTCAGCGACCAGATGTTGACCGCGTAGTCGTTGGCCACGAAGCCCAGCGGGCCGACGCCCAGCCGGTCCAGCCGCCGGGTCAGCAGCATGGCCAGGGTGGTATGGGCCAGGCGGCCCTCGAACGGGTAGCAGACCATGTGGAAGCGCTTGCCGTGCGGGAAGGTCTCCAGCAGCATCTCGTCCTGCTCGGGAATGATCGAGCGGACCTTCTGGTAGCCCAGCCATTCCTGGACGTCCGGGGGCAGGGCGGGCCATTCGCGCTCGTCGTGCATCATCGCCCGTACCCGGCCGGCCAGATAGGTCGACAGCGGGAACTTCGAGCCGCCCCAGCTGGGCATCATCGGGTCCTTGTCCGGCGCGGGCGTGACGAAGGCGTCGGCCCCGACCAGGCTGTTGAACCGCCAGACCTGGCCGGCGAACACGAAGGTGTCGCCCGGCTTCATGGCCTCGAAGAAGCCTTCTTCCGCCTCTCCCACCTTTCGGCCGCCCATCGGTCGTTTACCGCCGCCGATGCGCACATTGATCATGGCCGGCGAGACGATGGCCCCGACGTTCATCCGGTGAGCCAGAACGGCCTGGGCGTTGCGCGCCCGCCAAAGCCCGTCCTGGCCCGGCACGATGCGGCGGAACTTGTCGTAGGTGCGCAGGGCGTAGCCGCCGGTAGAGACGAAATCGACGACGGTCTCGAAGTCTTCCCACGACAGGTCGGCGTAGGGGCCGGCCGTGCGGACCTCGTCATAGAGGTCGGTCAGGGCGAAGGGCTCCGAGCACGCGCAGCCCATGATGTGCTGGGCCAGGACATCCAGCGCACCCATGCGAGCTGGCTCGCCATCCAGATGCCCGCCTAGGATGGCGTCGGCGGCGGCGCGGCACTCCAGATATTCGAAGCGGTTGGCGGGGGCCAGGATGGCGCGCGAGGGCTCGTCCAGGCGGTGGTTGGCGCGGCCGATCCGCTGGACCATCCGCGAGGCGCCCTTCGGCGCGGCCAACTGGATGACCAGGTCGACGTCACCCCAGTCGATGCCCATGTCGAGCGTGGAGGTGCAGACCACGGCCCGGATCTCGCCGCGCGCCATGGCCGCCTCGACCTTGCGCCGCTGCTCGGCGGCCAGGCTGCCGTGGTGCAGGGCGATGGCCAGGCCGTCGTCGTTGAGCTTCCACAGCTCCTGGAACGCGAACTCGGCCTGGAAGCGTGTGTTGACGAAGACCAGGGCGGTCTTGGCGCCTTTGATGATCTCGTAGATCTCGGCCATGGCGTGCTCGGCCGTGTGGCCGGCCCAGGGGACCCGGCCGCCGGAGACCAGGACTTCCACAATCGGTTGCGCGCCGCCCTGGCCGAGGACCAGGTCGACCTCATGAGCCGAGGAAATGAGGTCCTCCCCCTGTGGGGGAGGTGGTCGCGCGGCGACCGGAGGGGGGAGAGATCGGGCCTCCGCCGCCGTATCCCCCCACCGGCCTTCGGCCGCCTCCCCCACAGGGGGAGGGGCGTTCCAGCCCAGCCACCTTCTCACCAGGTCCGGATCATCCACCGTCGCCGACAACCCCACTCGTCGCAGGTTCGGCGCGAACAGTTGCAGCCGCGCCAGGCCCAGCGACAGCAGGTCGCCGCGCTTGGAGGGCCAGATGGCGTGGGCCTCGTCGATGATCACGCAGGACAGGTCGGCGAAGTAGTTGCGCGCGCCCTCCCAGGCGCAGAACAGCGCCAGCTGTTCGGGCGTGGTCAGCAGGATGTCAGGCGGGCGCAGGCGCTGGCGCTGCTTGCGCGCCTCGCCGGTGTCGCCGGTGCGGCTTTCGGCGACGATCTTCAGGCCCATCTCGCGGATCGGCGTGGCCAGGTTGCGCTCGATGTCGACCGCCAGGGCCTTCAGCGGCGAAATGTAAAGTGTATGCACCCCGGCCGGCGTGTTGCGGGGCGCGCGCTCGGACAGTTCGATCAGGCTGGGCAGAAAGCCCGCCAGGGTCTTGCCGCCGCCGGTGGGGGCGATCAGCAGGGCGTCGCGGCCCTGCCGACCCTTCTCGACCATGGCCAGTTGATGCGGTCTGGGCGCCCAGCCGCGCGCGGCGAACCACTCTTGAAAGCGTGGAGGAAGGGCGGTCGCCGCGAGCATTGCCCACGCCTATAGCATGTTCCCGTTCCGTTTCCATGCGGCTACCTGCCGCTTTCCGGTGTTTTGACAAGGGTGGTACGCGAGTCCATCCATAGGTTCAGACCGTTAGGGGCGTGCGACAATGGGACGGATGGCGACGAGCGGCTTGGCGGGCCTGGCCCTGGCGGCGATGCTGGTCTCGGGCGCGCCGGCCTGGGCGGAAAAGTCCGCTCCCCATGAAATCTCTCGCGCCGAGTTGCTGCGCCGCGCCAAGGCCGGCGACATCAAGGCCTACGACCTGCTGGCCAACAGCTATCTCGACGCCAAGGGCGACCTGCGCGACGTCGAGGCGGCGGTCCGCTGGTTGAAGATCGGGGTCAAGGCCGGCGACACCGACTGCATGATCGACCTGGGCAATCTTTATTACGACGGCGCCGACCTGAATCAGGATCCCGACCAGGCGCTGTCGCTCTACGTGGCCGCCGCGGCCAAGGGCGACGCCCTGGGCGCCTACAACGCCGGCCTGGTCTACGAGACCAGCGCCGACGATATCGCCCAGGCGGTCAGCTGGTACCGCCGCGCCGCCGCTGGCGGCGACGAGGGCGGGATGTACAAGGTGGCCCTGGCCTATCAGTTGGGACGCGGCGCGCCGTCCGACTCGACCCAGGCCGTGGCCTGGATGCGCATGGCGGCGCGGGCCGGCTCGGCCGACGCGACCAACGATCTGGGCGAATACTATGCGCAGGGCTACGGTGTCGCGGCCGACCCCGTCCAGGCGCTGAAGTTCTACCGCGAGGCTGTTCGCCTGGGTTCTGCCGTGGCCATGGCCAATGTCGGCTCCGCCTATCACGACGGCGAGGGCGTGACGGCCGACTTCCAGGAAGCGCGCAGCTGGTACGTGATGGCGGCCAACAACGGCGACGTGACGGCCTATTACGAGCTGGGCCAGATGTACGAGGACGGCGAGGGCGTTAAGACCAGCGCCGCCAAGGCCGTCGAGCTGTATCGCGCCGCCGCCGAGAGCGACGATGACGACGTCGCCCAGGCCGCCGAGGACGCCATCGAGCGCCTTGAGGGCGGATCCTCGACGACTCCGACCGCTTAAGCCGCCGTTCGCATTTTGTTTCGGCGGTCGACCTGCTAAATCAGGTGGGTGACCGCACAGATTCCCGCCCTCGATCTCGCCCCCGCCCTGGTGGTTCTGCCCGGCCCGCGCGCCGGCGTCGCCGACGGCTCGGGCGAGGGGCGGGTGCTGCGCACGCCGGACGCCCGCGACCTGCTCGAATACGGGCCGGTGCTGGTCGCCCACGCCTCGATGACCGCCAAGCGGCTGAACCTGCAGGCGCCGACGCGCGGGCGCGGCGTGTTCGACGTGCTGGAGCTCTACGCCTTCACCCGTCCGGCCACTTTCTGCGCGCCGTCGGCCGTGGGGTTGGCCACGGCCCTGGGCCTGCCCGAACCCAAGGGCGCGGCGGCCCAGGCCCAGACCCTGCGCGACGCCGCCGCCGCCCTGCTGCACGAACTGTCGCTGACGCCACGGCCGTCACGCGAGGAAGCTCTGGCCGTCGCCGAGACCCTGGCCCGCGCCGGCTGGTCCTGGGGGCCGGCGGTGGTCGGCGCCCTGCGCTCGGCCCCGGTCGGCAACCAGTTCCGCAGCTCCGGCCTCGACGTCTGGGCCCGCGCCCTGGAGTGGGAAGACCAGGCCCCGCCCGGCGAGCCCGGCTCGCGTCCCGTCGATCCCGAACGCGCCAGCGAGCGCTTGAAGGAGCTGCTGCACCGCTCGGGCCTGGACGAGGTGCGCGAGGCCCAGGACACCTTCGCCCGCGAGGCCGCCTACGCCTTCGCGCCGCGTGAACGCGAGGGCGAGCCGCAGATGATGCTGGCCGAGGCCGGCACCGGTGTCGGCAAGACCCTGGGCTATCTGGCCCCGGCCTCGGTCTGGGCCGAGATGAACGGCCCGGCGGTGTGGATCAGCACCTATACCCGCGCCCTGCAGCGCCAGATCGAGCGCGAGAGCCACTCGATCTATCCCGACCCGCTGGTCCGGGCCCGCAAGGCGGTGGTCCGCAAGGGACGCGAGAACTACCTGTGCCTTCTGAACTTCCAGGAGCAGGTCAATACCGCCCAACTGGGCAATGGCGACCTGATCGGCCTGGGCCTGGCCGCCCGCTGGGCGCGCGCCAGTCGCGACGGCGACATGACCGGCGGCGACTTTCCGGCCTGGCTGCCGACCCTGTTCGCCATCCCGCCC
The window above is part of the Caulobacter soli genome. Proteins encoded here:
- a CDS encoding ligase-associated DNA damage response DEXH box helicase — its product is MLAATALPPRFQEWFAARGWAPRPHQLAMVEKGRQGRDALLIAPTGGGKTLAGFLPSLIELSERAPRNTPAGVHTLYISPLKALAVDIERNLATPIREMGLKIVAESRTGDTGEARKQRQRLRPPDILLTTPEQLALFCAWEGARNYFADLSCVIIDEAHAIWPSKRGDLLSLGLARLQLFAPNLRRVGLSATVDDPDLVRRWLGWNAPPPVGEAAEGRWGDTAAEARSLPPPVAARPPPPQGEDLISSAHEVDLVLGQGGAQPIVEVLVSGGRVPWAGHTAEHAMAEIYEIIKGAKTALVFVNTRFQAEFAFQELWKLNDDGLAIALHHGSLAAEQRRKVEAAMARGEIRAVVCTSTLDMGIDWGDVDLVIQLAAPKGASRMVQRIGRANHRLDEPSRAILAPANRFEYLECRAAADAILGGHLDGEPARMGALDVLAQHIMGCACSEPFALTDLYDEVRTAGPYADLSWEDFETVVDFVSTGGYALRTYDKFRRIVPGQDGLWRARNAQAVLAHRMNVGAIVSPAMINVRIGGGKRPMGGRKVGEAEEGFFEAMKPGDTFVFAGQVWRFNSLVGADAFVTPAPDKDPMMPSWGGSKFPLSTYLAGRVRAMMHDEREWPALPPDVQEWLGYQKVRSIIPEQDEMLLETFPHGKRFHMVCYPFEGRLAHTTLAMLLTRRLDRLGVGPLGFVANDYAVNIWSLKPMDGLDLDELFAQDMLGDDLEAWLDESFLMKRAFKACALISGLIERRHPGQEKSGRQVTFSTDLIYDVLRRHQPDHLLLRCARADAATGSLDVARLGDLLTRIQGRIRHAALDRVSPIAVPIMLEIGRERAPGDAAGEMILADAEEDLIAEAMA
- a CDS encoding tetratricopeptide repeat protein, yielding MATSGLAGLALAAMLVSGAPAWAEKSAPHEISRAELLRRAKAGDIKAYDLLANSYLDAKGDLRDVEAAVRWLKIGVKAGDTDCMIDLGNLYYDGADLNQDPDQALSLYVAAAAKGDALGAYNAGLVYETSADDIAQAVSWYRRAAAGGDEGGMYKVALAYQLGRGAPSDSTQAVAWMRMAARAGSADATNDLGEYYAQGYGVAADPVQALKFYREAVRLGSAVAMANVGSAYHDGEGVTADFQEARSWYVMAANNGDVTAYYELGQMYEDGEGVKTSAAKAVELYRAAAESDDDDVAQAAEDAIERLEGGSSTTPTA